A section of the Cololabis saira isolate AMF1-May2022 chromosome 6, fColSai1.1, whole genome shotgun sequence genome encodes:
- the ndufa10 gene encoding NADH dehydrogenase [ubiquinone] 1 alpha subcomplex subunit 10, mitochondrial, whose amino-acid sequence MAGRLTRLLVPTGSLLHKAGVHTSSVRSLKYGWLAYALGERTTPRLKKYSKIFAVDGNLASGKGALAQKLADQLGMLYMPEPDTFYLDKMTGEKEPLPVAFNGMCSLEKFYTDPKAADGNSYRLQLWMYIMRLMQYSDAIEHMLTTGQGVILERSPFSDMVFLEAMFKQGYIRKECVEHYKEIKNISICEFLPPHLVIYVDVPAADVQKKLKQSGKSYLHNVPLQYVKNIEDSYKKSFLPKIRETSEQLAYNAAQVQDVERIVEDIEALKFEKGPWVEQDDVSYHHMRMLVEDKQGVATLTHVPKFLPEITIGAHDYDEKYYAYKALPGKKYAVGFNEDIGDKYIWLK is encoded by the exons ATGGCGGGGAGACTGACCCGGCTTCTGGTCCCGACGGGGAGCCTGCTTCACAAG GCGGGCGTTCACACCAGCTCAGTGAGAAGCCTGAAGTATGGCTGGCTGGCCTACGCTCTGGGTGAGAGGACGACTCCTCGCTTAAAGAAGTACAGCAAAATCTTTGCGGTGGATGGAAACTTGGCCTCAGGAAAAGGAGCGCTGGCCCAGAAGCTGGCTGACCAGCTGG GGATGCTGTACATGCCTGAGCCTGACACGTTCTATCTGGACAAAATGACCGGGGAGAAAGAGCCCCTTCCTGTCGCTTTCAATGGGATGTGCAGCCTGGAAAAGTTCTACACAGATCCCAAAGCTGCTGATGGAAACAGTTACCGGCTGCAGCTGTGGATGTACATCATGAGGCTGATGCAGTACTCTGACGCTATTGAACATATGCTCACCACAG GCCAGGGAGTGATCCTGGAGCGCTCCCCCTTCAGTGACATGGTCTTCCTGGAGGCCATGTTCAAGCAGGGCTACATTAGGAAGGAGT GTGTGGAGCATTACAAAGAGATCAAAAACATCAGCATCTGTGAGTTCCTTCCCCCACACCTCGTCATCTACGTGGACGTGCCAGCCGCCGATGTGCAGAAGAAGCTAAAACAGAGCGGAAAG TCTTACCTGCACAATGTGCCCCTGCAGTATGTGAAAAACATCGAGGATAGCTACAAGAAGTCTTTTCTGCCCAAGATCAG AGAAACGTCAGAGCAGCTGGCCTACAACGCGGCCCAGGTTCAGGACGTGGAGAGG ATTGTGGAGGACATCGAGGCTCTAAAGTTTGAAAAGGGGCCGTGGGTGGAGCAGGACGACGTCAGCTACCACCACATGAGAATGCT TGTGGAGGACAAACAGGGAGTGGCCACGCTGACCCACGTACCCAAATTCCTGCCCGAGATCACCATCGGAGCCCACGACTACGACGAGAAATACTACGCCTACAAAGCG